The DNA sequence GGTTCTCCAGGTTCCGGCCGTCGGCGCTGTGCTCGTGCGCGACGGTGGTCGTCGTGCGCTGCTGCACCACGTGGGTCAGCTCGTGGGCGAGCAGCGACCGGGCCTGCCGCCCCTCGATCGGCCCGGCTTCGGCGGGCAGGTAGACCTCGCCGCGAGCGGTGAACGCCCGCGCGTTCAACGCCGAGGCGCGGTGCGACACCTCGGGCCCGCGGTGCACGGGCACCTGGGTCACGTCGGTGCCGAACCGGCGCCGGAAGTGGTCGGCGATGTCCCCGGGCACGCTCGCCGGCCCGGCCGGGCTGGGCAGGTCGGCGGCCAGCTGCTCCGGCCGTTCGGGCAGCCGCGCGGTGGCGGGGTGGCCGAGGACCCGGTAGGCGGGCCGCGCCGGCGCCGTGGCCGGGTCACGGTGGCCCGCGGCCGGTTCCGGCGGCGGGGCGACGACCGGCTCGGGCCGGGGCGGCCGGGGTCGCGGTCGCGGGGGCGGCGCGGGCGGGACCTCCGGCGCCCGGTCCCCGTCGTCCTCCGGTTCGTCGTCGGAGTCCGCCGCGGCCGCGCTCCCGGGCTCGCCCGGCCGCGGGTGGCTCAGCGCGGGCTGCCCGAGCCCGACCCGCCTGCTCTGGCCGAGGTTGCGACGCCGGGGCCGCGGGTCGGGCTCGGGCGGCGCCGGGTGGGTGAGGAACGCCGGGAGGGGGCCGCCGGACCCGGTCTCCTCCGGCGGCGGCGGGGTGGCCCGCAGCCACGCCGGGGCGCGGAACGGCTCGTCCGGCTCCCGCGCCTGTCCGACGTAGGTGTCGGTCGCCCGCGTCAGGACGGGGTGGGTCAGCCGGGGCGCGGCGGGCGCGGGCCGGTGGGCCGGGTGCGGGGACGCCGGCGGGCCGCCGGTCCCCGGGTCCGCCACGGCCCGGGCGGTGGCCAGGCCGTGGACCAGGCCCCGCGCCACCGGGACGTCGTGCTCGACGGCGTGCTTGCGCACGAGCAGCGCCCGGGTGGTGGCGATCTCGGGCGGCACCCGCAGCCGGGTCCCGACCAGCGGTGCGATGAGCGGGATGGTCGGGCGCAACGTCGCGACGGCGGCCCAGGACGGCCGGGGCGCGGCGGGCGCCGGCGAGCGGGGGGCGGGCGGTGACTCCGGGACCACGGGTCCGGGGGTCCGGCGCCGGAACGGCCAGGGCATGGGTGCTTCCTCGGGGATCGAGGCCGGTCATCCGGCGTTGATGACGTCGTGGATCTTCGAGATCTCGCCGATCACCGTCAGGCGGTGCGCGTGTTCGAGGTCGAGGATCGTGTCGAGCGGCCAGTGGAAGTAGTAAGCGACGTACGCGACCTCCTCCCAGAGGCGGTCGGCCGCGTACGTCACGATCCCCCCGGGGCATCACCCGCCACGTCGACGGCGAAGGCGTGCCCGCACGACGGGCAGCCGACCTCGACCGCGGTGTGCCCCTCCTGGTTCACCCGCCGGTAGAGGTCCTGGAGGAACGCCAGGTCGGAGGCGAACAGGCTCTCGATGACGAACGAGTCGACCGCCGTCACCGACCCCAGCCCGGTCACCGTGCGCTCGAGCAGCAGCACCGTGAGGTAGGCGGGGTTCTGCCGGACGCGGGGGTCGTTCTGCGGGGCCAGCTCGTCGCGCGCGGTGGCCAGGCGCATCACACCTTCGCGGTGGACGTGACCCGCTTCGTCGACGTACCCGCGCGGCAACGTGAACGGGTACTCGGTGCGCAGGGACCCGGTGTCGTGGTCCGGGCGGGGCATCGCCGCGGTGCTCACGGCGACACCCGCTGGAGGTGCTCGCAGACGATGGTGACCGTCTCCATCAGCACCTCGCTGCTGCCGGCGCGCAGGGCGCCGACCTCCAGCTTGGACGGCCACGCGTTCTCGAGGTAGTACCGGGCCACCGGTTTGCCGTCGAAGTTGTACATCACCAGCGAGCAGCTCTTGCGCGCGGCGGCGATGTTGCCCATCAGCACCGCCTGGTGCCACGACCACAGTTCCATGCCCATGGTCTTGCCCCGCTTGAGCACGACCGTCGGCGGCTTCGCTTTGCCGGGCAGCTTCTTGAAGCTGATCTCCCGGTCCGAAGAGGACATGTAGTCGACGGGTTCGACTTCGGTGGTGATGCCCGAGAGCTCCGAGAACGAGGCGACCTCGTAGCCGTCGATGGTGATGGAGAACCGCGCCGCGGTGAGGGCGTCCTGCGACTGCTGCGGTCCGAGCCCTGCTGTCATGCTGACCTCATTCCTCGAGTGACGATCCGTCGGAGAACTGCGAGATGCGGAAGACCACGAACTCGGCCGGCTTGACCGGCGCGATGCCGATCTCGACCGTCAGGATGCCCTGGTCCCGGGATTCGGCGGGGTTGTTCTCTTCGTCGCACTTGACGAAGAACGACTCGTTCGGGGTCCGCCCGAACAAGGCGCCGTCCCGCCACACGCCGCGCAGGAACATCGTGATCGTGCGCTTGACCGAGTCCCAGAGCTTGGGGTCGTTCGGTTCGAACACCACCCAGTTCGTGCCCTGCAGGATCGACTCTTCGACGAAGTTGAACAACCGGCGCACGTTCAGGTAGCGCCATTCCGGATCGCTCGAGAGCGTCCGCGCTCCCCAGACGCGGATGCCCTGCCCGGGGAAGGACCGCAGGCAGTTCACCGCGACCGGGTTGAGCAGGTCGTGCTCCCCCTTGGTGATCGCCAGTTCCAGCGAGATGGCGCCGCGCACGATCTCGTTGGCCGGTGCCTTGTGGACGCCGCGGGTGGCGTCGTTGCGCGCCCAGATCCCGGCGACGTGCCCGCTGGGCGGCACGTGCACCGGCCGCCCGCCGACCGGGTCCATGACCTTGACCCACGGCCAGTACATCGCCGCGAACTTGCTGTCGTAGCCGGTGATCTCGGTGCGCCAGTTCTTGACCTGCTGGGCGCCGAGCCCGGCCGGGGTGTCGAGGATGGCGACGCGGTCGGCCATCAGCTCGCAGTGGGCGATCATGGCCAGCTGCACGGCCTTGACACCGTCGGAATCGATCGCGCCCTGCTGGTGGCTGGCCATGAGGTCGGGCACGCACAGCATGGTGATCTCGTCGATGGCCTCGAGCCCGGCGAAACCGGTGCGGTCGGCCGCGTTCCCGACGTAGTCCTGGGCCCCGACGTCCTGGCTCTGCTCGGCGACGACCCCGGCGAGCGGGACCAGTTCGTTCTTCTGCGGCAGCGCGACCGCGCCGGCGGACTTGGCCTCCTCGACGGCGATCAGCTTGGACCGCTGCTTGACCGCGGTGGCGACGTTGTTGCTGCCGCGCTTCATGGACACGTTGTCGAAGGTCTCGACGACCTCACCGGCGCGCTTGACGACCAGCCGGAAGTTGTCGTCGGTGTTCTCGCTGGCCTCGCCGATCTCCACCGACAGCTGCTCGCCTTCGGCACCGGCTTCGATGGCGCGGACGGTGAAGGCGCGCTTGCCGTCACCGCCGATCGCCGGCACCTCGGCCCGCGCGGCGACGGGCTTGGCCTCCCCGTCGGGACCGACGCGGACGACGTAGGCGACGCCACCGCCGTTGAGGAAGTAACCGTAGACGGCCGGGGCGAGGTACGAACCGGTCACGAAGTCCCCGAAGACCTGGGTGAACTGGCTCCAGTTCGTCACCAGGGTCGGTTCGTTGAGCGGTCCCTTCTCGGCGAACCCGACGAACGCGCACACCGCGGTGCCGACCCCCTCGATGGGCCTCGAGCCGGACGCGACTTCCTCCATGTACACGCCGGGTGCGAGATAGCTGGGCATTGGGCCTCCCTGGGCTGACTTGCTGCCGCTGGCTGAGCTTCACATCCGCGAAGCCGATCAAGGTGCTCGCTCGGCCACGCGGACCGGGCAGAGGGGTTTACCCGTTCGGGCAACCGGCCGGAGCGACCGCGCCGTGTCCCGGTCGGGGACACGGCGCGGCCCGCGGCCGGGCTCAGGCCGCGTCAAGGGGGTACGGGACCCCGAATTCGAACGAGTCGTCGTGGGTGTGGATCCGCCACAGCAGCCCGTCGCCCCGGCTGTGGGCATGCCCGAAGTAGAGAGGCTCGTCGGGCACCTGCGTCCGGTCCAGGTGCTCCTCGGCCCACTCCTGAAGCCCGTTGTCCACGAGGTCGCGCCAGAAGTCCACCGGGACCTCGTCCGGCAGGGGTTCGAGGGACCGGCATTGCCAGAGGAGCACGGTGAGCGGGCCGAGCCGGTCCTCGGCGCCGGCGAGCGGGTGCGGGCCGTCGGAGATCCGGGCCCGGCCTTCCGCCGTGACGGCGATCCTCGCTTCTCCCAGCAGGAAGTGGCCGTCGACGGTCGCGCGGACGTGGGTCCGGAAGTAGAAGTACCCGTCTTCGTCGCCCAGGAACTGCTCGGTGAGCACGGGCGCGGTCATCGGAAGGGCCTGGCCCTGTGGGCCGAGTGCCGTCACGAAGTACTCGTCGATCTGGAACAGCTCGCTTTCCCGCTCGAACGCCTTGACGACGAATCCGGCGGCCCTGGTGCGGTCGTCCGGGGTGAACCGGCCGTTCCAGACCCAGCCGCGTTCGCCGTTCAGGTCGACGTAGAACGCGTCGTGGCCGGCGTCGTAGCCGTGCACCGTCACTTCGCGGTCCGGGTTCTCGCCGATCGCGTCGAGCTCGGACCACGCGTGCTTGAGCGCTTCGAGCAGCCGTTGCCGCCGCTGCGGCTCGGTGACGCGCAGCTCCTTCGGGTTCAGCTGCTCGCCCCACTTCACGACCAGTCCGAGCCCCTGGATCACCTCGCCGACCACCGGCATCGCGGTGACGACCTTCATCTTCGCGGTGTCGTCCCTGAGCACCTTCATCGCGGACCGCGCGCCGACGTCCAGGAGGCCGGGCAGGCCCGCCGCCACGCCGCCGGCGACGGCGGACCCGGTGCCCGGCGCGCCGTCCTCGGCTGCCGCTTCCGCGGCCTCCTTGGCGTCGAGTTCCTTCAGCTTCGCGACGTATTCGGCGCCGAGGTGCCGCTCGACCGTCTCGCGGTCGCCGGCCGCCGAGTAGGCCACCAGACCCCGGATCAGCTCGGCGACGATCGTGTGCGCCGCGCTGATCGCGGAGCTGACCAGCGCGGTGACCTCCGGCGCGAGCGGGAACGCGGCCACGCCGGCGAGCCCGGCGGACACCACGCACATCCGCAGGGTCCAGACGAGGGTTTCGGCACCGAGCAGGCAGCCGTTGACCACCGGGAAGGCCGAAGCGAAGTCTTCCTTGAGCTTTCCCGCGGTGCTCTTGCGCGCCCACGCGTCGCACAGCTTCGCGGCCCGCACGGTGGCGTCGCCGAGGTTCTCCAGCGCGGCGAGGTAGTTCCGCCAGGCCGTCCCGAGTTCCTCGTACTGCGCGGGTCCGATCAGGGGCGCGGGGTCGTTCCGGGTGTCCCGGTCCCGCACCCGTTTCGGGTCGAGACCCCGCAGCACCCCGGTCGTGCGGCGCAGTTCGCCCTCGCACGACATGAGCGCGGTGTACGCGGCTTCGAGGAGTGCTTTGGCCTCGTCGCGGGACTTCCAGCCTTCGGCCTCGGCGTAGGCGGAATAGGTCGCGGCGAAGACGGGCTTGATCCCGGCGGTGGCGGCCAGCATCCTCGCTTCGACCGCGATCAGCCCCTTGACGTCGTCCGGCCCGAACCGCGCGACGCGCCGGGCGGTGCTCGCCCCCACGAGCCGCCGTTCGGCCTCGGCCCCGACGTCCGCCTTCTTGGTGGCTTTCACCTGGGCGCCGATCTTCTCCCGCAGTTTCGCGCACGTGTCCAGGAACGCCGGGAACGCGCCGTTCCAGGCTGCTTCGTCGGCCTTGCCCAGCTCCTTCGCCAGCGCTGTGTAACTCCGGCCGTGGTCCCGGAACCACTTGCGCAGGGCCTTGAACGAGTCCGCGCTGTCGCGGTCCTGGCCGGCGAGCCACGCCGCGAAGAGGTTCCGCCAGTCGGGGTTGTCGTTCTTCATCAGCTCGCGCAGGTTCTTCGGCCGGCTCTCCTCGACGACGAACCGCACCCGCATGTCCGGTGGCAGCCAGGAAAAGCCGCCGGAGAGCGTGCCGGCGGGCACCGCGTACCGCTCCCGCTCGACCTGCTCGGCGAGGGCCGCGAGGTGGTCGCGAATCCGCTGGCAGAACTCGCGGAACCGGCCGATCAGGTCGTTCCACTGGCGTTCGTTCGCCTTGGTCAAGGCCGGGTACTTCGCGGTGCGCTCGTGGGTCTTGATCAGGTCCTCGAACGCCCGCGCCGCGCCGGTCCCGGCTTCGCCGCTCACCTCCGACAGCCAGTGCGTGAACAGCCGGCGCCACCGCCGGTCCTTGCCCAGCAGCTCCTTCAGGCTGCTCGGGCGGCTCTCGTGCACCACGAAGCCGAGCTGAAAATCGGGCGGCAGGAACGTGAGATCGAGGTCGGTGGCGGGTTTCGGCTTCGTCATCGTCGCGCTCCCAGCGGTCCGGAGAACCGCAGTA is a window from the Amycolatopsis sp. NBC_00355 genome containing:
- a CDS encoding phage tail assembly protein — encoded protein: MPRPDHDTGSLRTEYPFTLPRGYVDEAGHVHREGVMRLATARDELAPQNDPRVRQNPAYLTVLLLERTVTGLGSVTAVDSFVIESLFASDLAFLQDLYRRVNQEGHTAVEVGCPSCGHAFAVDVAGDAPGGS
- a CDS encoding phage tail sheath family protein, which translates into the protein MPSYLAPGVYMEEVASGSRPIEGVGTAVCAFVGFAEKGPLNEPTLVTNWSQFTQVFGDFVTGSYLAPAVYGYFLNGGGVAYVVRVGPDGEAKPVAARAEVPAIGGDGKRAFTVRAIEAGAEGEQLSVEIGEASENTDDNFRLVVKRAGEVVETFDNVSMKRGSNNVATAVKQRSKLIAVEEAKSAGAVALPQKNELVPLAGVVAEQSQDVGAQDYVGNAADRTGFAGLEAIDEITMLCVPDLMASHQQGAIDSDGVKAVQLAMIAHCELMADRVAILDTPAGLGAQQVKNWRTEITGYDSKFAAMYWPWVKVMDPVGGRPVHVPPSGHVAGIWARNDATRGVHKAPANEIVRGAISLELAITKGEHDLLNPVAVNCLRSFPGQGIRVWGARTLSSDPEWRYLNVRRLFNFVEESILQGTNWVVFEPNDPKLWDSVKRTITMFLRGVWRDGALFGRTPNESFFVKCDEENNPAESRDQGILTVEIGIAPVKPAEFVVFRISQFSDGSSLEE
- a CDS encoding DUF6760 family protein, with amino-acid sequence MTYAADRLWEEVAYVAYYFHWPLDTILDLEHAHRLTVIGEISKIHDVINAG
- a CDS encoding phage tail protein; its protein translation is MTAGLGPQQSQDALTAARFSITIDGYEVASFSELSGITTEVEPVDYMSSSDREISFKKLPGKAKPPTVVLKRGKTMGMELWSWHQAVLMGNIAAARKSCSLVMYNFDGKPVARYYLENAWPSKLEVGALRAGSSEVLMETVTIVCEHLQRVSP